A single window of Flagellimonas maritima DNA harbors:
- a CDS encoding glycoside hydrolase family 3 protein, with protein MSNKLLPYKTAREKLTIKQKVGQLFMPAVFINDSEEEIIKIESLIRTNTIGAICFFHSRASAATNFEGKKDVIYNENSYERLKQLIKRYQKAADIPLLVAIDAEWGLAMRIENTNQYPYAITLGSIQEDNELIHEVGRQIALDCIKAGIHWNLAPVVDINNNPKNPVIGYRAFGDDKNEVTAKAEAYINGMKSVGVLNAIKHFPGHGDTDTDSHLGLPVIHKSRQELFENELYPYNKLIKKGVDAVMVGHLSVPGLDNSGNPSTTSPKIITDLLRNELNFEGVIISDALNMHAVSKKYSQNGALEANAFAAGMDMMCFSENSEEGIAKILSTASEHNIECSFRRLWKLKEKIFFEVNGKADLKCKSTSELNRKIASKCITELYGEPNNIKDFNKTHFLNLSIENHSKNFFSSEIESEYGKKRLTLNNLTIDEVKTKASQHQHIVLALFPPSVKPKNHFGFPRKLLDIIRSLIAQKNILIYLFGNPYVLDELGLKPDSNAVVIYQDFIEFQQEAFSHFSEKIQALGKLPITLKTFEA; from the coding sequence ATGTCCAATAAACTGCTTCCATACAAAACGGCAAGAGAAAAACTTACGATAAAACAAAAAGTGGGGCAATTGTTCATGCCTGCAGTTTTTATCAATGACAGCGAAGAAGAAATTATTAAAATCGAAAGTTTAATACGAACAAACACCATAGGGGCCATTTGCTTTTTTCACAGTAGGGCCAGTGCAGCAACAAATTTTGAGGGAAAGAAGGATGTAATATATAATGAAAACAGTTATGAGCGATTAAAACAACTCATTAAAAGATACCAAAAAGCCGCTGACATTCCTTTGCTCGTAGCCATTGATGCTGAATGGGGGCTTGCCATGCGGATAGAAAATACAAATCAATATCCCTACGCTATCACTTTGGGGTCAATACAGGAAGATAACGAACTGATTCACGAAGTTGGAAGACAAATAGCGCTGGACTGTATAAAAGCTGGGATTCATTGGAATTTGGCGCCCGTAGTGGATATCAATAACAATCCAAAGAATCCTGTAATTGGATATAGGGCTTTTGGTGATGACAAAAATGAAGTTACCGCTAAAGCGGAAGCTTATATCAATGGAATGAAAAGTGTGGGAGTACTCAATGCCATCAAACATTTTCCAGGCCACGGCGATACGGATACAGATTCCCATTTGGGATTACCAGTAATACACAAATCAAGACAGGAGCTGTTTGAAAATGAGCTCTACCCCTATAATAAATTGATAAAAAAAGGTGTGGATGCTGTTATGGTTGGGCATTTGTCGGTGCCTGGATTGGACAATTCCGGTAACCCCTCCACAACATCACCAAAAATTATAACGGATTTGCTGCGAAACGAATTGAACTTTGAAGGCGTTATCATTTCCGATGCTTTAAACATGCATGCCGTATCAAAAAAGTATTCCCAAAATGGAGCACTTGAAGCCAATGCTTTTGCTGCTGGAATGGACATGATGTGCTTTTCTGAAAATTCGGAAGAAGGTATTGCGAAAATTTTGTCCACAGCTTCCGAGCATAATATTGAATGTAGTTTTAGGCGATTATGGAAGTTAAAAGAAAAAATATTCTTTGAGGTCAATGGAAAAGCAGACCTTAAATGTAAATCCACTTCAGAATTGAATCGGAAAATTGCCAGCAAATGTATCACCGAGCTTTATGGAGAACCTAACAACATAAAGGATTTTAACAAAACCCATTTCTTGAATCTTTCCATTGAAAATCATTCCAAAAACTTTTTTTCATCTGAAATTGAATCAGAATATGGAAAAAAACGGCTAACATTGAACAATCTAACAATTGATGAGGTCAAAACAAAAGCTTCCCAACATCAGCATATAGTATTGGCACTCTTTCCACCTTCGGTAAAGCCAAAAAATCATTTTGGGTTTCCCAGAAAACTGTTAGACATTATCAGGAGTTTAATCGCCCAAAAAAACATTTTGATCTATCTCTTTGGAAATCCCTATGTCTTGGATGAGCTAGGATTAAAGCCCGATTCCAATGCAGTCGTGATTTATCAAGATTTTATCGAATTTCAGCAAGAAGCTTTTTCTCATTTTTCTGAAAAAATACAAGCCTTGGGCAAACTTCCCATAACCCTAAAAACGTTTGAAGCATGA
- a CDS encoding class I SAM-dependent methyltransferase, translating into MSNDILSSWEKNASEWIKVIRDNSIPSRRFTNKAILETIAELDAKNFVDIGCGEGWLTREISNIGFNASGLDAIENLILEARKKGSEDYHVFTFEDIIEAKPIPNAPFDVAIFNFCLYLNEELKTLLEHTLKSILAGGYVLIQTLHPFFLLQNGLAYKSQWLTDSWKGLPGKFEDGHSWYARTFEDWYKVLSSLENIEISIKEILNDEEKPISLIFKLKKIS; encoded by the coding sequence ATGAGTAATGATATTCTTTCTTCCTGGGAAAAGAATGCTTCGGAATGGATTAAAGTGATTCGAGATAATAGTATTCCATCAAGAAGATTCACCAACAAGGCAATATTGGAAACGATTGCAGAATTGGATGCAAAAAATTTTGTGGATATAGGCTGTGGAGAAGGTTGGTTGACACGGGAAATAAGTAATATTGGATTCAATGCCAGTGGTTTGGATGCTATTGAAAACCTGATTTTGGAGGCTAGAAAAAAAGGTTCGGAAGATTATCATGTATTTACTTTTGAAGATATCATCGAAGCAAAACCTATTCCCAATGCGCCTTTTGATGTTGCAATCTTCAACTTCTGTCTCTATCTGAACGAAGAATTGAAAACACTTTTGGAACATACCCTGAAAAGCATTTTGGCTGGCGGATATGTTCTTATTCAAACATTACATCCGTTTTTCCTTCTTCAAAATGGACTAGCCTACAAAAGTCAATGGCTAACAGATTCATGGAAAGGCTTGCCGGGAAAATTTGAGGACGGCCATTCTTGGTATGCTAGAACTTTTGAAGATTGGTATAAAGTACTCTCTTCGTTGGAAAATATTGAAATATCCATAAAAGAAATTTTAAATGACGAAGAAAAACCCATTTCGTTGATTTTCAAACTAAAAAAGATATCATGA